A genomic region of Nostoc sp. UHCC 0702 contains the following coding sequences:
- a CDS encoding SBBP repeat-containing protein, with protein MVDYARGLSLLSPGSDTLYTSQPLDTGGRFILGRDGSDTIALYDPAGNPAIPQSDAILADVLQGEFPGERILRNWSDTFVAGDWQKPYYVNPDPGNIGINEALFILNFQPDLDHVRLFGSAQDYQLVNIPNIGQILLWKGNNSTNTALNQDTSFLQQLANSPVLNFLKNQNLASNSNTVNQSISLPQPLASAKNSASQITTSYWEQKTVPDIVAILLDNAQLREQGFPSIPALSLEGDYFQYVGSTPPAPGENFGKIKQVGTATHDVTISPAVSVATDGAGNVFLSSSTTGSLAGTNAGASDAWVVKYNSKGEQVLAKQYGSAGEELVSRIATDQFGNFYLAGYSRGDFGAANPTGLTRAFVSKYNSDGEQQWIQQFGGFFDASFGLDVDDAGTVYISGIAGKLVPIDLENPTFLEDAFVAKYDTNGNQMFYKTFGSPAPGSQEAYAAASDHQGNIFAAGWTSGNIDPSLSGRIGTYDAWISKHDTNGNLEWIRQFGSKDYEFVWGLDTDSLGNVYASGWTLGDLGGKNAGSYDAWLAKYDPFGTLQWIQQFGTAGDDEGIGITIDELDNIFLIGYTDSNLGGTNKGSYDAWVARFDTSGNRLWTQQFGTPQLDFGTQLSSDHFGNLYVTGLTEGSLGKLNAGSVDAWLAKIEIDTGKIISFHTQPIPESTSSLGLLLPFCLAVIKRLCSNLSPGNLNVKTTTKCKGS; from the coding sequence ATGGTAGATTACGCTAGAGGTTTATCTTTGTTATCACCTGGTAGCGATACTCTTTACACATCACAGCCTCTAGATACGGGTGGGCGATTTATTTTAGGGCGTGATGGTTCAGATACTATTGCTCTCTATGACCCAGCAGGTAATCCTGCAATACCACAAAGTGACGCAATCCTTGCAGATGTTCTGCAAGGAGAGTTTCCTGGGGAGCGGATTCTACGTAACTGGTCAGATACTTTTGTAGCGGGTGATTGGCAAAAACCTTATTATGTCAACCCTGACCCTGGGAATATAGGTATCAACGAAGCTTTATTTATACTTAACTTCCAGCCTGATCTAGATCATGTCAGACTATTTGGCAGCGCACAAGACTATCAGCTAGTTAATATCCCTAATATAGGACAAATACTGTTGTGGAAAGGGAACAATTCGACAAACACAGCCCTTAATCAAGATACATCCTTTCTCCAACAGCTAGCAAATAGTCCAGTACTCAACTTTCTCAAAAACCAAAACTTAGCCAGTAATAGCAATACTGTTAATCAGTCGATATCCTTACCACAGCCTCTGGCCAGTGCTAAAAATAGTGCATCGCAGATCACAACCAGCTATTGGGAACAAAAAACAGTACCCGATATAGTTGCTATTTTATTAGATAATGCTCAATTGAGAGAGCAGGGTTTTCCTTCGATTCCTGCGTTGAGTCTAGAGGGTGATTACTTTCAATATGTTGGTTCTACACCACCTGCACCAGGAGAAAATTTTGGGAAGATTAAACAAGTGGGTACAGCAACCCATGATGTGACAATTAGTCCGGCTGTCAGTGTAGCTACAGATGGGGCGGGTAATGTTTTCCTTTCATCTTCAACTACTGGTTCGTTAGCCGGAACTAATGCAGGTGCTAGCGATGCTTGGGTTGTGAAATACAACAGCAAAGGTGAACAGGTATTAGCAAAACAATATGGTAGTGCTGGGGAAGAATTAGTCTCTAGAATTGCCACTGACCAATTTGGTAATTTTTATCTGGCAGGATATTCCAGAGGTGATTTTGGCGCAGCCAATCCCACAGGGCTAACTAGAGCATTTGTGTCTAAATACAATAGTGATGGTGAACAGCAGTGGATTCAACAGTTTGGTGGATTTTTTGATGCCTCTTTTGGTTTGGATGTTGATGATGCTGGCACTGTCTACATTTCAGGTATTGCAGGCAAATTAGTACCTATTGACCTGGAAAATCCCACATTTTTAGAAGATGCTTTTGTTGCCAAATATGATACCAATGGTAACCAAATGTTTTATAAAACATTTGGTAGCCCTGCGCCTGGTTCTCAAGAAGCTTACGCCGCAGCTAGCGATCACCAAGGTAATATTTTCGCTGCAGGCTGGACTTCTGGCAATATAGACCCTTCACTTTCAGGACGCATAGGTACTTACGATGCCTGGATTTCCAAACATGATACCAATGGCAACCTAGAATGGATTAGACAGTTTGGCAGTAAAGATTACGAGTTTGTTTGGGGGCTTGATACTGACAGCTTAGGTAATGTCTATGCATCAGGATGGACTCTAGGCGATTTAGGCGGAAAAAATGCTGGTTCTTATGATGCTTGGTTAGCCAAATATGATCCTTTTGGTACGTTGCAATGGATTCAACAATTCGGTACAGCAGGTGACGATGAAGGGATAGGGATTACTATTGATGAATTGGACAATATTTTCTTAATCGGATACACCGATAGTAATCTAGGAGGAACTAATAAAGGGTCATATGATGCCTGGGTAGCGAGGTTTGATACTAGTGGGAATCGTCTTTGGACTCAACAATTTGGAACTCCGCAACTTGACTTCGGTACACAATTGAGCAGTGATCATTTTGGAAACCTTTACGTTACTGGACTTACTGAAGGGTCTTTAGGTAAATTGAATGCTGGTTCTGTAGATGCTTGGTTAGCGAAAATTGAAATTGATACCGGAAAGATCATCAGTTTTCACACCCAGCCTATTCCTGAATCTACAAGTTCTCTTGGCTTGTTATTGCCCTTTTGTTTGGCAGTAATTAAACGCCTTTGCTCAAATCTTTCACCTGGAAATCTGAATGTCAAAACCACAACCAAGTGCAAGGGAAGTTAG
- a CDS encoding class I SAM-dependent methyltransferase — protein MKLVQNLTSAKYRYRLLKVVTVFFLLLVCITPTVVADQSEKSTISDSITALQAILDSSHRSVQNRQRDKYRHPAQTLEFFGLRSNMTVVELWPGGGWYTEILAPFLKHSGQLIVTNFAPGQNKYALALQQKLASDPEVFGKVKVVEINPPNQLTLAPDNSVDMVVTFRNIHNWVSAGYAQQVYTAAYKALKPGGILGVEEHRAKEGISLQESIKTGYMSENAVIAGVEKVGFKLVSKSEINANPKDTKDYPGGVWTLPPTLSQGQQDRQRYLAIGESDRMTLKFIKPKAAQSGVTNN, from the coding sequence ATGAAACTTGTACAAAATCTAACTTCAGCCAAGTATCGTTATAGGTTGCTTAAAGTAGTGACAGTGTTTTTTTTGTTGCTGGTATGCATAACGCCTACTGTTGTAGCAGACCAGAGTGAAAAATCTACAATTAGTGACAGTATAACCGCGCTCCAAGCCATACTTGATAGTAGCCATCGCTCAGTACAAAATCGTCAGCGAGATAAATACCGCCATCCAGCCCAGACTCTTGAATTCTTTGGTTTACGTTCTAACATGACTGTAGTGGAACTATGGCCTGGTGGTGGTTGGTATACCGAGATTCTGGCCCCATTTCTCAAACATAGCGGACAACTAATAGTTACTAACTTTGCTCCTGGGCAAAATAAATATGCCTTAGCTTTACAACAAAAACTTGCATCTGACCCAGAGGTTTTTGGTAAGGTCAAAGTCGTTGAGATTAATCCTCCAAATCAACTAACTCTCGCACCAGACAACTCCGTAGACATGGTTGTAACCTTTCGCAATATTCACAACTGGGTCAGCGCTGGCTATGCCCAGCAGGTTTATACAGCTGCATACAAAGCACTCAAGCCAGGGGGTATTCTGGGAGTGGAGGAACATCGTGCCAAAGAGGGCATTTCTTTACAGGAGAGTATTAAAACTGGCTATATGTCAGAAAATGCGGTAATTGCTGGTGTGGAGAAAGTCGGCTTCAAGTTGGTGAGCAAATCAGAAATTAATGCCAACCCCAAAGATACAAAGGATTATCCCGGCGGGGTATGGACATTACCTCCAACTTTGAGCCAAGGGCAACAAGATAGGCAACGCTACCTCGCTATTGGAGAGAGCGATCGCATGACCCTCAAGTTCATCAAGCCCAAGGCTGCCCAGTCAGGTGTGACAAATAATTAA
- a CDS encoding ExeM/NucH family extracellular endonuclease, translating into MPLFFSEYIEGSSNNKALEIYNGTDAVIDLTAGNYVIQFYFNGSLTPTTFNLTGTIAPGDVFVFAQSNASSSIIGRADQTSGAGFFNGDDAIILRQGGANGTILDSIGQIGVDPGSEWGTGLTSTADNTLRRKRDITTGDTNPNDAFDPSVEWDGFAIDTFDRLGSYTTNSGTGDVVFKKIYEIQGSGATSPVVGQTVTIEAVVIGDFQASSGLNGFYVQEAVGDGDAATSDGIFIYAPNSIDVSVGQTVRLTGTVEENFNQTQLNNISGLSVVDSGAIAPTAIDLPLTATTDLERYEGMLVTFPETLTVTDNYNLGRYGEVLLSSEERLFTPTNFIDPSDIPSSQTENDENNVAAVTAQQNANNQNQILLDDGSNTQNPATVPYLNQDGTLRVGSTVTDLTGVLGYGFDSYRLQPTTTPNFVDSNPRTAAPSEVGGNVKVASFNVLNYFNGDGMGGGFPTSRGATTLAEFERQSAKIVSAIACVSSVVD; encoded by the coding sequence ATGCCATTATTTTTTTCAGAATATATTGAAGGCAGTAGCAACAATAAAGCCCTAGAGATTTACAATGGCACAGATGCAGTCATTGATTTAACTGCTGGAAACTATGTGATTCAGTTCTACTTCAATGGCAGCCTCACCCCCACAACTTTTAACCTGACAGGCACAATAGCACCTGGGGATGTGTTTGTCTTTGCCCAAAGTAACGCTAGTTCAAGCATTATTGGGCGAGCAGATCAGACCAGCGGTGCTGGTTTCTTCAACGGAGATGATGCGATCATCTTGCGACAGGGCGGTGCAAATGGGACGATCCTTGATTCGATTGGTCAGATTGGCGTTGACCCTGGTAGTGAGTGGGGAACTGGTCTGACCAGTACAGCAGATAACACCTTGCGTCGGAAGCGTGATATTACTACTGGCGATACTAATCCTAACGATGCCTTTGATCCGAGTGTGGAGTGGGACGGTTTTGCTATTGACACCTTTGATAGATTGGGAAGCTACACCACAAACTCTGGAACTGGAGATGTTGTTTTCAAAAAAATTTACGAAATTCAGGGCAGTGGTGCAACTAGTCCTGTCGTCGGGCAAACAGTGACAATCGAGGCAGTGGTCATTGGCGACTTTCAAGCTAGCAGTGGGCTGAATGGCTTTTATGTACAGGAGGCAGTTGGCGATGGTGATGCTGCAACCTCAGACGGGATTTTTATCTATGCACCTAACAGTATAGATGTGAGTGTCGGTCAGACAGTGCGATTGACAGGAACGGTTGAAGAAAACTTTAATCAAACTCAGCTCAACAACATTAGCGGACTGAGCGTAGTAGATTCAGGAGCGATCGCCCCTACAGCTATTGATCTGCCCCTAACGGCAACAACCGACCTAGAACGCTATGAAGGAATGCTAGTTACATTCCCCGAAACCTTGACAGTTACAGACAACTATAACCTGGGTCGGTATGGTGAAGTGTTGCTGTCTTCAGAAGAACGGTTGTTTACCCCCACAAACTTCATTGACCCCAGCGATATTCCGAGTTCTCAAACCGAGAACGACGAAAATAACGTTGCAGCAGTAACAGCACAACAAAATGCCAACAACCAGAACCAAATTCTGCTTGACGATGGCAGCAACACCCAAAATCCGGCAACAGTGCCATATTTAAATCAAGATGGAACTTTGCGTGTAGGTAGCACAGTTACAGATCTTACAGGTGTGCTAGGTTACGGGTTTGATAGCTACCGACTGCAACCCACCACAACACCCAATTTTGTTGATTCTAATCCCCGGACGGCTGCACCGTCCGAGGTAGGTGGCAACGTCAAGGTGGCTAGCTTTAACGTGTTGAATTACTTCAACGGCGACGGCATGGGTGGTGGCTTCCCGACCTCCCGTGGGGCTACGACTTTGGCAGAATTTGAACGGCAAAGTGCCAAGATTGTCAGTGCGATCGCTTGTGTATCCTCGGTAGTCGATTGA
- a CDS encoding family 10 glycosylhydrolase, which translates to MVSNSTRFSDVQNHWARLFIEALTGRRILNGYPNGTFRPDNSVTRAEFAAIVAAVFTLPVKRQYTPFADVPANHWAASAIKKVYETGFLVGYPDGSFHPNDRISRGDVLVALVNGLEIATQVKPDLVSALPQIYQDAAKIPTYAKNQVAIATSASLVASYPNIKLLNPTIAATRADVTAIVYQVLVYQGQVEKITSPYLIVPPASTPTSTPTPTAPSTVRVSHPREFRGAWVATVWNSDWPSKAGLPSAQQKAELLEIINQLQALNFNALILQVRPEGDALYSSQLEPWSAWITGTPGKAPEPFYDPLEFAIAECHKRNIEVHAWFNPYRAKTSIKSSPNVRPHISVTNPEVVYQWGNQLWMDPGKKIVQDRAYNVIIDVVRRYDVDGIHLDDYFYPYPIEGKSFPDGETYAAYKQTGGTLSLADWRRENVNQMVLRLSQGIKATKSYVKFGISPFGIYRPGQPPGITGLDAYSVLYADSKKWLESGWVDYLAPQLYWRTDQTKQSYPVLLKWWTEINPKQRHIYAGNNIGQLDGKAWKYEEIDKQVKTSRNLAKDLSLGNIFFSMSSINENRQGIADNFKNSLYAKPALVPSMSWQNATPPAPPKELRFNNSKLNWLPGDERPVRSWTLYRQSGDSWVLVRVLSAGTTFATVQPGTYAVCAVDRLANESPGVVITVS; encoded by the coding sequence ATGGTATCTAACTCTACACGCTTCTCGGATGTGCAAAATCATTGGGCACGCCTATTTATTGAAGCTTTAACGGGGCGTCGCATTTTGAATGGATATCCCAATGGAACTTTTCGCCCAGATAACTCAGTCACTCGCGCTGAGTTTGCTGCTATTGTTGCGGCAGTCTTTACATTACCTGTGAAGCGGCAGTATACTCCATTTGCTGATGTCCCTGCTAATCATTGGGCGGCAAGTGCCATTAAAAAAGTTTATGAAACAGGATTTTTGGTGGGATACCCCGATGGCAGTTTTCACCCCAATGATCGAATTTCTAGAGGCGATGTCTTGGTGGCGTTAGTCAATGGTTTGGAAATTGCCACTCAGGTAAAACCTGACTTAGTGAGTGCATTACCGCAGATTTATCAAGACGCAGCTAAAATCCCTACCTATGCCAAAAATCAAGTTGCGATTGCTACCAGCGCCTCCTTAGTGGCTAGCTACCCGAATATCAAATTACTTAACCCAACCATAGCGGCAACTCGCGCTGATGTGACAGCCATTGTCTATCAGGTTTTGGTGTATCAAGGACAAGTTGAGAAAATTACCTCACCCTACCTAATAGTACCACCAGCATCAACACCAACATCTACGCCCACACCAACAGCGCCTAGTACCGTCCGGGTAAGTCATCCTAGAGAATTCCGGGGGGCGTGGGTAGCAACAGTATGGAATAGTGATTGGCCTTCCAAAGCAGGACTCCCATCTGCACAACAGAAAGCTGAACTACTGGAAATTATTAACCAATTACAAGCCCTAAACTTTAATGCCTTGATTTTGCAGGTGCGTCCAGAGGGAGATGCCTTGTATAGTTCCCAGCTAGAACCTTGGAGTGCTTGGATTACCGGAACTCCAGGCAAAGCACCAGAACCATTTTATGATCCTTTGGAATTTGCGATCGCTGAATGTCACAAACGCAATATCGAAGTTCATGCTTGGTTCAACCCTTACCGCGCTAAAACCAGCATCAAAAGTTCGCCCAATGTCCGCCCCCATATATCTGTAACTAATCCAGAAGTAGTTTACCAATGGGGCAATCAATTGTGGATGGATCCAGGAAAAAAAATTGTGCAAGATCGGGCATACAACGTAATTATTGATGTTGTACGTCGCTATGATGTCGATGGCATTCACTTAGACGACTATTTTTATCCCTATCCCATTGAGGGTAAGTCTTTCCCAGACGGCGAAACCTACGCAGCTTACAAACAAACTGGCGGTACACTCAGTTTAGCTGACTGGCGGCGAGAAAATGTTAATCAGATGGTGCTGCGCCTATCTCAGGGAATTAAAGCTACAAAGTCCTATGTCAAATTTGGTATTAGTCCTTTTGGCATTTACCGCCCCGGACAACCACCAGGAATCACCGGCTTGGATGCCTACAGTGTACTGTATGCTGACTCCAAAAAATGGTTAGAGTCAGGCTGGGTTGATTATTTAGCCCCGCAACTTTATTGGCGCACTGACCAAACAAAACAAAGTTATCCGGTATTGCTGAAATGGTGGACAGAAATTAATCCCAAGCAGCGACATATTTACGCAGGTAACAATATTGGACAACTCGATGGTAAAGCCTGGAAATATGAGGAGATAGACAAGCAAGTTAAAACTAGTCGCAACTTAGCAAAAGACTTGTCATTGGGGAATATCTTCTTCAGTATGAGTTCTATCAATGAAAATCGCCAAGGCATTGCTGACAACTTCAAAAATTCGCTTTACGCTAAACCTGCATTAGTGCCTAGTATGTCGTGGCAAAATGCAACCCCTCCAGCCCCTCCCAAAGAACTGCGATTCAATAATTCTAAACTCAATTGGCTACCTGGTGATGAGCGACCAGTTCGTTCTTGGACACTTTATCGTCAAAGTGGGGATAGTTGGGTTCTTGTGCGAGTTTTATCTGCTGGCACAACTTTTGCCACTGTTCAACCGGGAACCTATGCGGTGTGTGCGGTGGATAGGTTAGCCAATGAAAGCCCTGGTGTGGTGATTACAGTCAGTTGA
- a CDS encoding aromatic ring-hydroxylating dioxygenase subunit alpha produces MNVNSQNASSTRKPKIFNNPERFIEGWYWVISSRNLGLCEVKTVTLLGRELVIYRAKDKRVVICDAYCPHMGAHLAEGNVEGNELRCLFHHWKFDAKGICVDIPCLDEPLPIKLKTWPTAEKYGMIWVWTGEFPQQPLPFVPELEHKDCDVAFGPHLVMNCHPNVVGINAIDAQHFNTVHKLLSEINFEKQELNENAITFTNTTYSDKDSFLIKLIRPFYKKPVTYSICYWYGTIGMVTLGFDLLHIHVMFAMRLLEEGKAEVQTLAMVKKRKGILGWFYTRMVLWLTKIVGNDFIKDDIRIFQTIQFDLKTPIKADQSIMEFISHLEKQKPLMWKTWKIARSRDAEIHENRDKWRDALSND; encoded by the coding sequence ATGAATGTTAACTCCCAGAATGCTAGCTCAACGCGTAAACCTAAAATTTTCAATAACCCAGAGCGTTTTATTGAAGGATGGTATTGGGTAATATCCTCTAGAAATCTGGGTTTATGTGAAGTCAAAACTGTGACTCTTTTGGGTAGAGAATTAGTAATTTACCGTGCTAAAGACAAAAGAGTAGTTATCTGTGACGCCTACTGTCCACACATGGGCGCTCACCTTGCTGAAGGCAATGTTGAGGGTAATGAACTACGCTGTTTGTTCCACCACTGGAAATTTGATGCTAAAGGTATCTGTGTTGATATTCCATGTTTGGATGAGCCACTTCCCATCAAGTTAAAAACTTGGCCCACTGCTGAAAAATACGGAATGATTTGGGTTTGGACTGGCGAATTCCCTCAACAACCTCTACCATTTGTCCCAGAGTTAGAACACAAGGACTGTGATGTCGCCTTTGGGCCCCATTTAGTGATGAATTGTCACCCTAATGTAGTGGGCATTAATGCCATCGACGCTCAACACTTCAATACAGTTCACAAACTGCTATCAGAAATTAACTTTGAAAAACAGGAGCTGAATGAAAATGCTATCACCTTTACTAACACTACATATAGTGACAAAGATTCTTTTTTGATCAAACTTATCCGTCCCTTCTACAAAAAACCTGTCACCTACAGTATTTGCTATTGGTACGGCACTATTGGTATGGTGACACTTGGTTTTGATTTACTTCATATCCACGTTATGTTCGCTATGCGCCTCCTCGAAGAGGGTAAAGCGGAAGTTCAGACTCTGGCGATGGTTAAGAAACGTAAGGGAATTCTTGGTTGGTTCTACACTCGAATGGTGCTGTGGCTAACTAAGATTGTCGGTAACGACTTTATCAAGGATGACATCAGGATTTTTCAGACCATTCAGTTTGATTTGAAAACCCCAATCAAGGCAGATCAATCCATTATGGAGTTTATCAGTCATCTGGAAAAACAGAAACCCTTAATGTGGAAGACTTGGAAAATAGCGCGATCGCGAGATGCAGAGATTCACGAAAACCGCGATAAATGGCGAGATGCGCTGTCTAACGATTAA